The Stieleria sp. JC731 genome has a segment encoding these proteins:
- a CDS encoding type II secretion system protein GspG → MQSHHILQSSTQPVRSASKRIVSNRIRGRQQRRAASRGGFTLLELLLVLAILIVLGGIVAVNVVGTRDSANVDATTTQLKMLKSNIDMYQIRMGGMPQSLEELKDGPQDSAKKAKWVAPIITEIPTDAWGNAFEYKASGNSYEIRSAGIDGQMNSDDDIVVTP, encoded by the coding sequence ATGCAATCACATCACATTTTGCAGTCGTCAACACAACCTGTTCGTAGTGCTTCCAAACGGATCGTTTCCAATCGAATTCGCGGCCGTCAGCAACGTCGTGCGGCCTCACGCGGCGGCTTTACCTTGCTGGAACTGTTGCTGGTGCTTGCAATTCTGATCGTTCTCGGCGGTATCGTTGCCGTGAACGTTGTCGGAACACGTGACAGTGCAAACGTCGATGCGACAACGACACAGTTGAAAATGCTGAAAAGCAACATCGACATGTATCAAATCCGTATGGGTGGGATGCCACAGTCGCTGGAGGAACTCAAAGATGGGCCTCAGGATTCAGCTAAAAAAGCAAAGTGGGTTGCCCCGATCATCACCGAGATTCCAACTGACGCTTGGGGAAATGCGTTCGAATACAAAGCCAGCGGAAACAGCTATGAGATCCGCAGTGCTGGCATCGACGGTCAGATGAATTCCGACGACGACATCGTGGTCACTCCGTAG
- a CDS encoding prepilin-type N-terminal cleavage/methylation domain-containing protein: MVGIKRATAGRIPFGVFLCRATSRSPKSVRGGFTLLELLLVLAIMSVLASVALPQIAWLLGDRRVVRGAKIVREELMLARIDAMREGRIMMLDGMLEGGSIRVRPYVSLADSVNAVDQTGSQSAMLNGADQGQFVTLIQDPSDTREVTLPEEVTVQSVNVVATARALQVQQSNVQQANLSDQAGGYSQPVLFYPDGTTSTAAITLAHPVHGQITVKLRGITGDVTISDIGPLQ, translated from the coding sequence ATGGTCGGCATCAAACGAGCAACCGCCGGACGGATCCCGTTCGGCGTTTTCCTTTGCAGGGCAACATCCCGATCACCAAAGAGTGTTCGAGGTGGTTTCACGCTGCTGGAGCTGCTGCTCGTCCTAGCGATTATGTCGGTGCTCGCTTCAGTGGCGCTACCGCAGATCGCTTGGCTATTGGGCGACCGGCGTGTTGTTCGCGGTGCCAAAATTGTCCGCGAAGAGCTGATGCTGGCTCGCATCGACGCCATGCGTGAAGGCCGCATCATGATGTTGGACGGAATGTTGGAAGGCGGATCGATCCGAGTTCGGCCCTACGTTTCGCTGGCGGATTCGGTTAACGCGGTTGATCAGACCGGTTCACAATCTGCAATGCTTAACGGGGCCGATCAGGGGCAATTTGTGACTCTGATTCAGGACCCTTCCGATACCCGCGAGGTAACCTTGCCCGAAGAGGTGACGGTGCAATCGGTCAACGTCGTCGCGACCGCGCGTGCGCTCCAAGTTCAGCAGTCAAACGTTCAGCAGGCAAACCTGAGCGACCAAGCTGGTGGGTATAGCCAACCGGTATTGTTTTATCCCGATGGCACAACAAGTACTGCCGCGATCACGTTAGCCCATCCTGTTCACGGTCAAATTACGGTCAAACTTCGCGGGATCACTGGGGACGTCACCATCAGTGATATTGGACCGCTGCAATAA
- a CDS encoding type II secretion system protein, with protein MINPHKTRSVQSKRSAFSLLEMLLALAILGTSLAVLVQIADTGVSAAREARALATARMICQNKLSEELLNISSGQTPTPIMESMVDSYDTESTETYFYTVEVMPGQLDGILALRVTVEARGGDGTQRLAIYALDRWIVDPALGLEEAEAEEQAARDEIANGGVSA; from the coding sequence TTGATCAATCCCCACAAAACACGATCGGTCCAATCGAAACGCTCCGCATTTTCATTGCTGGAAATGTTGTTGGCGTTGGCGATTCTCGGAACCAGCTTGGCCGTCTTGGTTCAAATCGCAGACACCGGTGTCAGTGCTGCACGCGAAGCCCGGGCGCTTGCGACAGCTCGGATGATTTGCCAGAACAAGCTTAGCGAAGAATTGCTGAATATCAGTTCGGGACAGACGCCGACTCCGATCATGGAATCGATGGTCGACTCGTATGACACCGAATCGACCGAAACATACTTCTACACCGTTGAAGTTATGCCGGGGCAGCTGGACGGAATCTTGGCACTTCGTGTCACGGTCGAAGCTCGTGGCGGAGATGGGACTCAGCGGTTGGCGATATACGCTTTGGATCGCTGGATTGTCGATCCCGCGTTGGGGCTTGAAGAGGCCGAGGCGGAAGAGCAAGCGGCACGTGACGAGATCGCCAATGGTGGAGTCTCGGCATGA
- a CDS encoding prepilin-type N-terminal cleavage/methylation domain-containing protein: MMFRHSKKAIRSRDAFTLLELLLTLALAVVLMTLVNAAFNFYVKNMDSSDAEMRRTMLASAVMQMIEDDLRATVHPIAIDTSALEELLKSTASSATGGSGGGGQTGGDAEAAGTADPSVATEDEAIEEDSTLIGNAVVLQTPGLVGNQFQIQIDTSHLPRLEEYAVMMAAEPGELLDLPSDLKTVTYYVQSADAIGVDDELSKLDGSTGQSSGGLVRRILDRNITLFALTQGNLSALNQTGELLAPEVASVEFSYWDGTLWQIEWNSDDMGELPLAIKIELSMIDPLVDMNDQTPRMFSHIVRLPLGKYIVEEEEDELAEAGI, translated from the coding sequence ATGATGTTTCGTCACTCGAAAAAGGCTATTCGTTCACGAGACGCGTTCACACTGTTGGAGCTGTTGTTGACGTTGGCGTTGGCGGTCGTGTTGATGACGTTGGTCAACGCAGCCTTTAACTTCTATGTGAAGAACATGGACAGCAGTGACGCCGAAATGCGTCGAACGATGCTCGCCAGCGCCGTGATGCAAATGATCGAAGACGACTTGCGCGCGACCGTTCACCCGATCGCGATCGATACTTCGGCGCTTGAAGAACTGCTGAAATCAACCGCATCGTCGGCGACCGGCGGCAGCGGAGGTGGTGGCCAGACCGGCGGGGATGCCGAGGCGGCAGGCACCGCGGATCCCAGTGTTGCGACCGAAGACGAAGCGATCGAAGAAGACAGCACTTTGATCGGCAATGCGGTGGTCTTGCAGACGCCTGGGCTGGTCGGGAATCAATTCCAGATTCAAATCGATACCAGCCACCTACCGCGACTCGAAGAATACGCGGTCATGATGGCGGCTGAACCCGGCGAATTGTTGGATTTACCGAGTGATTTGAAGACGGTCACGTACTACGTTCAGAGTGCTGATGCGATCGGCGTCGATGACGAGCTGTCGAAGCTTGACGGTTCGACCGGTCAAAGTTCTGGCGGTCTGGTGCGACGAATTCTTGATCGCAATATCACCCTGTTTGCGTTGACTCAAGGTAACCTTTCGGCACTCAATCAAACCGGCGAGCTGCTGGCTCCGGAAGTTGCCTCGGTTGAATTTTCCTATTGGGATGGAACCCTTTGGCAGATCGAATGGAACAGCGATGACATGGGTGAGCTGCCGCTGGCGATCAAAATCGAATTGTCGATGATTGATCCATTGGTGGATATGAATGACCAAACACCACGGATGTTCAGCCACATCGTTCGCTTGCCGCTGGGCAAGTACATTGTCGAGGAAGAAGAAGACGAATTGGCGGAGGCCGGTATCTGA